The genomic interval CTAAATTTATCACTGACCCATCGATAGCATCATTTTAAATCGAGGTTAAATTCACAATTTACATTCACATAAAATTCTATTAATCACGATTCACGCGTTTAATTTAGAAGCATTTACCATTCACTTCCGAAAATAACGATCTTTCACCAGTAACGCAATATTCACCAATTCACAATTCACGCATTTAAAAAAAGATGCGTTCACcattcacattttaaaaaaatattaacgATTCACCATTCACGCGTACGTAAGGTATATACCCCTCCATATATAAACACAAGTACCGGTGTACTATATTAAATAACTGTTGTTATCATCCATTATCTAAATTCAAAGTATCAGCTGTTAACCTTTACGTTATCAGGCTTACATTATATAGTCAAGGATAATTGTTACTTACTATGGCCGGGAAGAAGAAATTTTGGCGTTGGCGTCGTTCCTTTCTAATCGCCTAAAATATTCTTCGATATGACAACGTCTAATTTTGTTCACACACGCGGGAAAACGGGTTGTACGTACTAACAGTGAAACGAGAATGCATCAGCGTGATGTTATTTTGATGACACCCACCGTTGAGGGCTATGACGTATATTGTGCAAATGTCGCTCCGTCTGTACGAATGGGTCTATGATATGACTCAAGATAAGACTATCGAGGTAGACTCGTTTGAAGTGACACGACGTACCTACTAAGCGACGTGGATGGTAATTATATCATACAAGGCAATACttgtttttatacattttatagcAGTTACCCATGCCAGGACGACGGTTGGTCATTCAAGCGTAAAGATAGTAAGTTATATTAATGAATGACATAAATATAGCATCTTCCCATATTTCTCATATCCTCAGCTATTGACTCAAGTGTCACATAACACTCACTACAATACCGTACCTGCATTACGTAATAAATGAGTCAAACTTTACGGTGCCTAAATCCAGAGCAAAATTCGGTTTAATAGCGTTGAATGGCACACAGTAGGCTTTGGTGAACTATGATCGATGCTGCCACTCTTGCTCTCCTGAATAATGCCGACTCaacagtaccgtagcctgcgggggcagttgcccccccccccctgagattttggaaaaaagcaagaaaaaagagactttttgaatacatagcgatgtttttaaaatcgttatttacgttatgattcctagcatgcgcgatttaaattgatggttcactaaagtcaaaagtgactatACTGATTCCTCGCtaaatatgtatcttatatctctattgtacgctggcttaactttgaattaaaaaaaatgtgtccatTAAAGAATTGTAactttaaaaattctttgtgcgggaaagtacaaaagaagttcACACGCACTGCGCATTTTCCGCgggtaacagtagtcttgaaagtctcctttcatttcaaaatagcaattcgcaataatgtcagagagtTAAACTccaaaaaaagacggaaaaagtcgttcaacgcgAGTTCCACTGTTGGTACTCGTGTTTGCCACTTTCaacctcatttacatcttgttccttatattaaaacatttaccgATAAAACGGCAGACCTCTTTTTTGGAATATCTGGTGGCcctaaaaaaaactattaaactaggtacgcaatttaagatccactctttaaagatccactttcaataattgtgttcggcgttgtctttggttaaaatgttgtttgatataattatctcattgcactgacactaaCGTTAttacgcaattcattttgaagcgacaacttgctatggaaagaatggccctgaatttgtaaacagagctgtaccttcgacataaaaatccaaacttcaatcatttccattataatgataatgacaaggagaattcactgagttcaccttgtgTTCCAACATAAAGAAGGGCCATAAAAGTGTTGGGAgtagggtaaagaaaatgattgttttgttgtgttacttatttgagaaagcacaatccatttttttttatttaaaagtttggtttttatttttactgtgaatgtgacatcttttcggcaactactttgaaagatacgacattaggccaggaaaaacgaaaaagctgttcaacctacccatatatttttttgggtgatgggcaatatatcctcatgcgggcttcgcatttgtttcaaaattaaggatatttctttatattttctgaatagtacatgtaacaatatacatttgagtctattccaaattatataatatcttatacagtggtttacgaccattgggagTGGGCTGAACAGTCATAGGGCCATCAAAGTCTGAAAGTCATGAAATGtgttgctctttattcgggatttttgggaaccaaattaaacttcaggagaagtcatttaccaagtgcacatccgcacaatatctttcagctttgccacaacaaaatacacttccagattaTATGTAATGTATCGCATAATTGTTtaaattctggtattttattaccatattcaagtattgtaaaacattaaattatgtctatggtttgatattttatgcctctaaatggcctcctacactgtcttattttcaatttttttcacctttggagttgtctctccaatcagtagcaatcaaggtgataattgtctttctcccaaaacaagatggatggagtctggctaagtacctccctgtataggttagagctaattagagacatctccgtATGCGTGTGAAGTCCACATCCTGTGGAAAGTAATCTCATCAgagtattattgttgttggctatcactgttattttaatgtatcatattgtaccacataattttatatctccactttagtgtaggtgacagatggggtggctaaaataatgcttgagtttcgtttggcggggcttaacattttttgataagAGAGGTTTagaggagctacaacatttatttaattaacCGTGAATTATGTACATTGCCTAACTGTAGCtatacagacaaattgcaagagatagtatcaagatgactgaataagttctatctaaactcgacctgaaatgttttgctatcattatatatggtttgttttatccttgatgggttaggttgcccgttgaccagcttttttattttttctagccttacatatgatatttaattgcgtatgctaaaatatatattatgtaaattgcatttaaatttatgtaaattggtcacttttctaaatttttaaTGCAtaattgcaccaagacaaagttctgccctccctagcaatttggtcaggctacggccctgctCAGTGATTGTGTATATTAAATTCAGTCACACATTTTTTATGAGTGGTGTAGTACAAATCTCTTGGAGCTAAATGTGTTTATAACTACTTGATGACCATTTGCCTTTCGTCGAAACGTAGTGCCCCCAATCGTGATTAATATTGATGTCTTACAAATATATACCCTTGTTTGACCATTGAAAATTAAGATATCATTTACACATCATACTACAGCTATATAAAAGAAGTTCCAACAGCGTTACAAGTGCTTCGCCGATTTGCTCTCTTTCTTTATAAATGCTAAACTGTTTCTCATACTCTATCGTAGCATTATTGAAAATCTAGATCTCTTAACTTATTGTAACAAATGTGTTATTTCGGTCGGTCGTCAATCTCAACAAACATTATTGTGAACATTCCTTTTATTACTACTAAAATTGTGGGCCTGCCCACACTTGCTCTCTCCGACCTCACTCATCGGGCAGTATTGGGCAATGCACGTGTAATTGTTGTTGATAATAAACATCCacttaatacatttttttgacattCTCCCATCTGAACGAAGATACCGTTGTCTTAAATGCTCCAACGTTCGATACAGAAAGAGTTTTGTCCTGTCAGCCGTCAGATTGTTAAATCGATGCTAAGTTgaatttgtgtatttgtgtagcttgtCTTTACTTTTACTCGCCCATTTCAAGGTTTCAAgatttggaactggtggcagcagtgggatcaGGCTAAAATAACAATTAATGCAATGTTAGatgaattaaataaatgaaaaaccCAAGTTGTaaaaaatgaccccccccctaatttccccgacccccccccccctccttgtAATTACGAAATGCTCCCttaaataatttatgtttgttATCCTACATTGACCTATTGATCTTGACCCTAAGCTTActggtaacacatgtacattcaaTACAATGCATACACGTGTACCAGTCTCTCTATGGGAAATAATATAAAGCATGTCGAGACAggttttctgtatatttcatggATACCGTTATCGTCTGGCACATTTTTATTTGCAATCATACGTTAGTATTTAACACGAGTGCGCCCGAACGAGTGCAAATACTTAGTCTGaaactcatgtggcatggggtgttattattattattattattattattacgtATGTTTATCTAAAACGGtcaatttccataaaaataataaaatcataagATCACGTGATTTTTTGTGTAGAGAACGATCGCGACCTCAtgtgcatatcatttgcatgcaaatatacaataatgttttcgatattgcactgcagtgaaaataccactagtaagTGCGCGAAAAGGgatcactggtacatatataataataaatacgaTTGTTTATGATGAATCAGATTGACTTTATAATTTGAGTCCTGAAATCTATGTTTGCataaaatctctctctctctctctctctctctctctctctctctctctctctctctctctctctctctctctctctctctctctctctctctctctctctctctctctctctctctctctctctctctctctctctggggTAATTTGGGCGGATATCCAAATGTTCTTATCATTCTTCTAATAGTTAACAAAAAGAATCAGATACGTATCGAGTTAAACACGATATATTTAATACAGCGCAATTGTCATGCAAATGAACTATTTGTGGTCATTTTATACATAACACAGCTatatcattaatttttcaaataccctgataaaatgaaatttattttaacTGTAATAGCGTATCGCGGCAAACTGTGAAAGATGTGGCTATATGGATAACGATAGGGAACTTACAATCCAGaatgagcatgctcagatgcaaaggactatgggattatctgtggttattttaatacctaatctggagctaacCACACAATTGTCAAGGTGTAAAACTATCAAtatggttataaacaatgtatcaacattgtttacaagactaattgattagtatttattatcacatttcccatgatgcaacattcaatatggcgggtttgcaagttccctatttaggtgttcattttggatttttaatcaTTAAAATAAACGGTTTGTATAGATATAtttctacatgaaaaaataaaaatatatataaaacagtTCGTGTTTACGACttgataaattgcaaaacactaCATTTAATTGATTGCaattaccaaaatataaatgttatagTAAATATAGGCCTTGAAAAACGTACACGTATGTACACGTACAAGTGGTATCAAGATCCTAAGTCCGAAATAAGTCACACCACACAATATCGTCATTCGATATTTCGCTCACACACAAAATGAACTACACACCAGTTTAGTTATCACAATCACGATCCAAAAGTTAGAATTAAGAATGATCATATAGTGTCATTCAAGAATTTTTGCTAGAATACGTATTTCGTAGAAATAAGCCGAAATTACGAATTATGATATCCGTAACAAAGGTATTAATGTGTGCACGTAAGATTCATTAAGCTCCAATGACGAAAGATGTTTGTAGAGTATGAATCATATGTCATACCcataattatcatatcataatgcttacattgattaatgagattatatatgtatcattatCACAAAAAACAATCTTTGTAATTATTCAACAACTTTGAATAAAATTCTACAAGTGATTTAAAGTTCTTTGCATCATATTCTTCATTTGCGTTTCAAATATGGCGATCGACGGCCTATGCAAATTGTTTGTTCCCTAAACGTTCATGCAGAAGTCatatactacaatgtattataCTCCTGAGGTCATGCTGATGCTGATCAATGGGGCGGTCCGTTATTTCCATTTTAGTTTCTGTGCTGAAACGATCGCAATTGTATGGTCATACCATATGTAAAAGAGTAAACACGGTCGCAGTGATGGTAATTAAAAACCCGACAGAAACAGATGAACTTTCACCAGTGGGTTGTGTGTCTGCAATGAAAGGACCTATCGAACATTCCTTGTCGTACATTAACACTGGTTGCCGAACCCTGCACGTAAACACGATATTTATGTCAAGGATGGTAGACGGAGTCCATTCGTACTCAATAAAAGACAGCCCTTCGTTAGTTTGCCCGGAACTAGATGCCATTAAGTCCACTGAATCATTTTGACGAAACCATGACATGTTTACAGCAGGAACGCCTGGGTCAGAAAAACAAGTCATTTTCAAGGTCTCAGTGGGTAAAACTACAATTGGCGATTTCGACGTCTGTATGATTTGGCCGGGGGCAGAAGCCAGAAGACATAAAGGATAGCTTGGACGTGGAACAGCATATATTGTAACTACTGCACCCCTAGTATATTGATGTACTTCGAAATTATCCCTACCGACCGTACAGCATTTGTAAGTCCCACCATCCATTTCGGCAGTCTCTGGCGTGATATCAGTCACGTTCAATGTATACCAACTCGGACAACCTTCACAACCACCAAATTTTCCATCTATGCTGTATCTCCTTTTATCGGTCACGGACAGATCGAATACCGTATAATTGTTGCTgatgaatttgtcatttttcatcCATGCCACTGTCTCATCGATGTAGAGATACGAAACTTCGCATTGCAAGGAGAAAGACTCCGTTGTTTCGCTCTCATTGCCAACAAACAGGGTCAGATCCTGTGGTTCCCTTCCAAACTGCCAGTCACCATGTACGCCAGAATATACGATTAGTAAAACATTTGTAATATACCATAAACTTTTGTAATCCATGTCGAGATATACACTTGGTAGTTTGAATATCGGATCTATATTAAAGCAATTCGGGATGTCGTAAAATCCACTTTGAACTCCTATTGAGGTCACGTTAGGTTATAATCGCATGGGGGCGCTACTGTGAGGACCTAcgtcaaatatatatatatatatatatatatatatatatatatatatatatatatatatatatatatatatatatatatatatatatatatatatatgcgtaaGTTTTGATAAAGTGTACCCCATCTCATCGAAACCGgtatcacaatatatatatatatatatatatatatatatatatatatatatatatatatatatatatatatatatatatatatatatatataggaagtcagtggtaagatttgtccgcagtacagtgctcgatacgtctgcacgcagagcggagtatatgttgagggtagcagaaaatcaagtcgggtttttcgtctctacaagcctgtttcgtgagtaaatcactcgtcaggagatgttgatgtactgaatatacctcgtataaatcatgtggtgtaaggcgggatttacctagggtgttgagtggtgcttttgtttgtacaaaaggtgtcaattatgtgtgcgatgggtcaggtgttacacaacaatgttttatttcgatggcgacaagaggatacaagttcatttcgtttaattaatgtggatagttcgggtcggcagataataaagaacttttctttgaggcataaattgcacttcttgcttgcgctattgtaggttgggtgggatgaaaGTGGTCGCCAGGAAATGGAGTGGTCGATGTTTTTATCCTTGAGGGTCCAGATATGTTTGCTGAGTTCCGTAGAGTTCCTATGTTTAGTGTGTCGGAATGATGCTGTGTGGTTTCTGTACCTTGTCTTAAACTCGTTTTCTGTGAGCCCGATGTATGTTTCTATAATGTCGTTGTCCTTGTGTGTGACGGCTGCTTGGTAGATTACGGATTTCTGTAGGCAGTTTTCGTTGAGCGGGCATGTTTTCTTTTGCCGACAGTTGCATGTTTTATTGGCATTGGTGCTGTTTACGGTGGTGTTGGTGCGTTCGTGTGAAATAAGGGTGcgtttgttgtggttgttgatgACGTGCTTGATGTTATTCATGCAGCTGTAACTGATTTTAACGGTGTTGCGGTTGAAGATTTTTCTGAGTTTATGATCTTTGTGGAAGTGTTTGTCTACAAGGCTGAGGAATCTGTGTCCGAtgtagactctcttacagccctcggagcttcgctttactaaaattaaagctaaacgaattattttgtatgtaccgatgccagctaattaaccgtactcgaatatccttgtactgtgcgccctcatcgaccatgatagagataaccattcgttgacgtgtgactgcgacgctccgtgttatcgcgaagcccCGAGGTCCGATGTTGGTGCTAACATTTTTGCTGAATGGGGGTTGTACCATAATATGTCTTTCCGTTGTCTGTTTCTTCGTCTAGAGGTCGTGGTCGGCTCGTAGTgtagtgtgtatttgtatccgCTCTCGTTGAGTGCTTTTTGGTATGGGGGTGCGGCTTGGTCGAAAGATGCTTTGTTCGAAGAGTGTAATGATAGGCGTTTGTTAATACCAGTGGGTATGCTCTTAGTCGTGGTTTGTGGGTGGTTGCTATCTCGGTGTACATATTGCAGGATGGTGTCGGGCTTTGTGTAGGGCCGGTACGTATCGTTGCTCAAGTTGAGGGTGACATCTAAAAAGTTGATTATCTGTTTGTTGGCTTCTATTGTTATGCGTAGTCCGTTGAGGTGGAAAATGCGGCATATGTTTTTCTTGATGTTTTTCTTGATATTTCACACGAACGCACCAACACCACCGTAAACAGCACCAATGCCAATAAAACATGCAACTGTCGGCAAAAGAAAACATGCCCGCTCAACGAAAACTGCCTACAGAAATCCGTAATCTACCAAGCAGCCGTCACACACAAGGACAACGacattacagaaacatacatcGGGCTCACAGAAAACGAGTTTAAGACAAGGTACAGAAACCACACAGCATCATTCCGACACACTAAACATAGGAACTCTACGGAACTCAGCAAACATATCTGGACCCTCAAGGATAAAAACATCGACCACTCCTTTTCCTGGCGACCACtttcatcccacccaacctacaatagcgcaagcaagaagtgcaatttatgcctcaaagaaaagttctttattatctgccgacccgaactatctacattaaataaacgaaatgaacttgtatcctcttgtcgccatcgaaataaaacattgttgtgtaacacctgacccatcgcacacataattgacaccttttgtacaaacaaaagcaccactcaacaccctaggtaaatcccgccttacaccacacgatttatacgaggtatattcagtacatcaacatctcctgacgagtgatttactcacgaaacaggcttgtagagacgaaaaacccgacttgattttcttctaccctcttggtttgttgtttgtttgtaatcaagttaattaatttgacatttgtactgATGAACTAACGCCGTGTATCCTATATCTAACAATGCATGtttcaaatataaatttcatGTACTGTGATCATTGATCATAACGAGGGGATGTCGAAAAACAATCCTTACGGCAGTCAGCCAGTTTACATCCGAAACTAAAGCCATCGGATGCAATGACATTCACACAATCACCGCACATATTTATGTGCAGGGTGTTTGCCCAAAAACGTGTTGATTCTCAACACTCATGATCACAACACTGCACTGCAGCGCCAACACGTGACGCATACTGAGTGACCTTTGATACCATTCACCCGAACTTGAAATCCGataatgaattacatgtatgtcatggcCACAATATACAGTGCAGAACGATTTACTGGTACTGCTATTGCAGAAGCGTACCAGAAATTCCGACCAACATACCCAATAGAAGTTGTTCACAGGATATTAACCTTCTTAAGAGTTAAGGTAAGGCGACCGGGAAAGGTATATGGCAAACTTGTTACCACCATGATCACCATGTTATTGGAGAACCTCTACTTGGAGAACCTGGCCTCCTTTATACGCTATCTACAAGCAGGACTAATGGGGCtcgaaatttacatatttaatttcTGAGTTGGTTATATCTCACTTGGCACATATGCTCATGCATCGAATAAGAATAAAACTGGCCAAATAGTCGGACGCTTTCGCCCTAAAGGGAATACGTACGGCCTAGCCTAGTGACTTGACTTTTGATAGCCTCACGCATTCTATTATACAAATATGCAGTACTGTGATAGTTTTACGAAGCTCGCCAAATGGAAATGAAGGAGGTTTTAACCATCATTCTACAGATCGAGCTCCATTGAGTCGGTTTGCATGGGTCTTGTCTCCATGTGTGTCGAGTAGGTGAGTATCCCCGTTTGCCACTGATTTATTTTAAGTGTGATTCCCGTTGTCGTTCTTTTGCTAACAATTGTACGTTGTAAACATGCTTCCACATAGTGCAACTAACCAGTCCCGGAAATGCGGGCTAAGGTTATTTGTTACCCTTTTCAGTTTGCACATCTAGTCAAATATACTCCTTCgagttactatgacaacactGTGCATCAAGGTTGATTCATGGTCGTAAAAAGAGATGATTAATGAGTTAAAAGTAATACAGCTGTACATCTTCACATCACTGTATGACAGTGTATAATTTGTACTTGCATAAATAAATAGCACAATTTACTATTAAACATTCTCATTTGTGGAAATAAAGGCCATAATGTAAGTTAACCTAAATTTTAATAACAAGGCATATGTGTACGAAATGTAACAGTTAATTTGGTTCAAGTCATCACAGTATACCCACAATTCAAGTCTCTGTGTATACGCTGTTTTTCCTTTGTTTTTCACATATCTTCTACACAGAATCCAGGTCCTTGGAGGTTAGCCATTGATGTCGGTTGTGGTTCTGGTCAAAGTACAAGGATTCTGTCTGACCATTTTGAGACAGTCATAGGACGTGACGTCAGTAAAGATCAGATCGACGAAGCAAGGAAAACTGGACATCCAAGAAATGTTAAATTTGAGTAAGTATGCCAACCAAACATCATATCACACTGAAGGGTAGTGCATGCTCCCGTATATGTAACCTTTTCTTTTTTAACATGGCCTCTACCTGAGGTATCCCTAAACATGGGATTGATAAAGACTTGTACTGATTCAGGGCTTAAGAATTCACTCAAAATGTCATGTATAAGGTTAAACCTCTTTCAAAAAGTCAAAAAAAAATCACGCCCTTCGAACATGGAGTAGCCTCTCGTATTTACGTAGGTGTTTGCCGTGTCTTCAAATCTGACTCATCTCGTTGTTACCTTTCGCTATCGCACACAATTGAGACCACAAACATGTTTGTGGTTTACAACAATCACTGATATACAACTGACCGAAAGCGGATAATTATAGATAAAGTAAGAATACGTCAAAGTGCGAAATGTATTCGGTTTTATTTTAGATTTGACAATTTAGGCGCATAATCTACCTGTTGAATCACAGACGAACTTTGTAGACGAACTTTGTTATTTAAGTGTAATAATTTCTTTAACACTATATGTGTAAAGATGATACAGACTACTCGAGCAAAAACGTGGAGGCATGTATCACATTAGTACATATACTAACTGGTCATATTTGCGTAAATCTACTCTCTAAATAATACAATTACTGTAGCTCAAGACTCTAGAATGGAAGGTGTACTCCATATGCATGTTCCTATCAAAATATATGATGTAGTATGGGCATAAATACTTCTAAGTACTGTAAGTCTAACCTGAAGTGACTTGTGACAGGGTTGGGTTTAGTCATTTTTGGAATGGGTTACTTATTCATTGCTTCTATAATAACTGTACCTGTAATTACATTCCATGTAAgtgtaaaacaacaacaacaacaacaacaacaacaacaaaaacaacaacaacgacaacgacaacaacaacaacaacaacaacaacaacaacagtcaTGAGGTGTCTCATGTTCTCACAAAAAtctcatattttgtatatattgaatgcGTTATATGCGATGAGCAACGTTACATTTTGCAGAATTGGTAGTGATGTGTCTCTGCCAGCTGAAGACAACACTCTTGACCTCGTGACAACAGCTCAAGCAGCTCACTGGTTTCATTTGGAGAAATTTTACAAAGAAGTAGTACTCAAACCAAATGGTTGTCTTGCTGTGTACGGGTATGGGCTGGCCCTCTTCAATAAAAACGCCAATGGTCCTGAACTCCAGGCTATACAGAACGAGGTTAGCAAGATGTGTTGTACACGCATCAAAcgtgatgtatatgtatgtatgtatgtatgtatgtatgtatgtatgtatgtatgtatgtatgttgtcatgtggGATTTAATATGAATTAGAATGCATTTTATACATAGCATATCAGATAGTTGAATTTTACAGTTCATAActtccaatcaaagtataacGAATCATAAAAACTGACATAAATGACGATAAAGCTAAAccaaattactgaaaaaaataacaagcaTTTCAGCTTTAGGTCATCATAAACAACGACAAGCCATGCATAACGAATTGCTGAtcatgtcaatatatttcatatgttaAGCCATTCTGtctttttagttttattttgaaacccTGGATGGCTTTTGGGAAGATAGAACAAAACACGTGTTTTCACTGCATGCTGATACTGAAATTCCCTACAGGGAATTTGAAAGGTTAGTTTGTGTACCCTCACCAATCCTTTGTCTTTTTCCGGGTGTTCGCAGCCTTCCCACATCCTACCTTGTGTAATAGACAATCGGATCTCGCGCTTTCAAGTAGCCAATCAATCGGATGAGTGTTACGTTGGCAGCTGCGCACGCTgaagaaaatggaaaaaaacacaagTAAACGAACTACCCTTAATACACAAAACGTTTAGGTCAACATGTACGGAGACTctgaatgattttgaaagaaacgTGCTGATTTGTTGTAGAAACCTTACAAGGTCCTT from Glandiceps talaboti chromosome 3, keGlaTala1.1, whole genome shotgun sequence carries:
- the LOC144433067 gene encoding putative methyltransferase DDB_G0268948 — its product is MNYMYVMATIYSAERFTGTAIAEAYQKFRPTYPIEVVHRILTFLRVKNPGPWRLAIDVGCGSGQSTRILSDHFETVIGRDVSKDQIDEARKTGHPRNVKFEIGSDVSLPAEDNTLDLVTTAQAAHWFHLEKFYKEVVLKPNGCLAVYGYGLALFNKNANGPELQAIQNEFYFETLDGFWEDRTKHVFSLHADTEIPYREFERDDSMSIEMVYRIEDFVGYLSSSSSYHQYIKTYPDKTNLLQDVLQKFVNAFDVKTVTEQPSMKVTYPIFLLLGRKPIDSTQIVT